The Thermoleophilum album genome contains a region encoding:
- a CDS encoding ABC transporter ATP-binding protein — translation MSEQYEPARAAEERDPTAVPGGAESETIGGAVGAEDPYQFHRGENRKHDGRDAIEFIGVRKAFGRNVVLNGLDLGLPEGQISMILGPSGTGKSVCIKHIVGLMYPDEGDVRVFGQSVPSLSDDELFELRKRFGVLFQDGALFGSMNLYDNVAFPLRQHTDKSEEEIREIVMRRLREVGLADAAEKMPNELSGGMRKRAGFARALVLEPDIVLFDEPDSGLDPVRTALLCELIREVHEENGGTYVVITHDIMSARRLADYIAVLWRGRIVESGPAEELFQSDNPFVRQFLTGDARGPLGME, via the coding sequence ATGAGCGAGCAGTACGAGCCGGCGCGAGCTGCTGAGGAGCGGGATCCCACGGCGGTCCCTGGCGGCGCTGAGAGCGAGACGATAGGCGGGGCCGTCGGAGCGGAGGATCCGTACCAGTTCCATCGCGGCGAGAACCGCAAGCACGACGGGCGTGACGCCATCGAGTTCATTGGCGTGCGCAAGGCCTTCGGACGCAACGTTGTGCTGAACGGACTTGACCTCGGTCTGCCCGAGGGGCAGATCTCGATGATCCTCGGTCCGTCCGGCACCGGCAAATCCGTGTGCATCAAGCACATCGTCGGCCTCATGTACCCGGACGAAGGCGACGTCCGCGTGTTCGGGCAATCGGTGCCGAGCCTCAGCGATGACGAACTGTTCGAGTTGCGCAAGCGCTTCGGCGTGCTGTTCCAAGACGGTGCGCTGTTTGGCTCAATGAACCTCTACGACAACGTTGCCTTCCCGCTCCGCCAGCACACGGACAAGTCGGAAGAGGAGATCCGCGAGATTGTGATGCGCAGGCTGCGAGAGGTGGGTCTCGCGGATGCCGCCGAAAAGATGCCGAACGAGCTCTCCGGCGGTATGCGCAAGCGGGCGGGCTTTGCGCGCGCGCTGGTTCTCGAACCGGACATCGTGCTGTTCGACGAGCCTGACTCAGGACTCGACCCCGTGCGCACGGCGCTCCTCTGCGAGCTAATTCGCGAGGTGCACGAGGAGAATGGCGGCACTTACGTGGTGATCACCCACGACATCATGTCCGCGAGGCGCCTTGCCGACTACATAGCTGTGTTGTGGCGCGGACGGATCGTCGAGTCGGGCCCCGCTGAGGAGCTATTCCAGTCCGACAACCCCTTTGTGCGGCAGTTCCTCACTGGCGACGCGCGCGGCCCGTTAGGTATGGAGTGA
- a CDS encoding ABC transporter permease yields the protein MGASLLAAPRDLITAIGDIARFSARVVIDVYSLRVFRFFGEALRQAGILILGSAMVIWGLAFILGLQCGIEGAYFNRSVGAPAYAGVFSAWCDLREIMPYAFGYMMSAKVGTGLVAEIGAMRISEEIDALEVMGIDSLLFLCATRLLAAWLVLPFLYVAAVGAGFFASYLAVVKQIGEVSSGGFFLIFWMFQNPPDLLFSVIKGMAMATVIVLVGCYYGYTASGGPVGVGTATAKSMLVNTVMVHLVGMVGTQIFWGANPRAPIGG from the coding sequence ATGGGTGCCAGCCTGCTCGCCGCACCCCGTGACCTAATCACCGCGATCGGCGATATCGCTCGCTTCTCAGCGCGTGTCGTTATCGACGTTTACTCGCTCCGCGTCTTCCGGTTCTTCGGGGAGGCGCTGAGACAGGCAGGCATTTTGATCCTCGGTTCGGCGATGGTGATTTGGGGCCTGGCCTTCATCCTCGGCTTGCAGTGCGGAATCGAGGGCGCTTACTTCAACCGTTCGGTAGGGGCCCCCGCCTACGCCGGCGTTTTCTCCGCGTGGTGCGACCTGCGCGAGATCATGCCTTACGCCTTCGGCTACATGATGTCGGCGAAGGTCGGCACCGGTCTCGTCGCGGAGATCGGTGCGATGCGGATTTCGGAGGAGATCGACGCACTCGAAGTGATGGGTATCGACTCGCTGTTGTTCCTGTGTGCTACGCGCTTGCTCGCGGCTTGGCTGGTGCTTCCTTTCCTATATGTGGCGGCCGTCGGCGCAGGCTTCTTCGCCTCCTACCTTGCAGTTGTAAAGCAGATCGGCGAGGTTTCGTCGGGCGGGTTCTTCTTGATCTTCTGGATGTTCCAAAACCCGCCGGATTTGCTCTTCAGCGTGATCAAAGGAATGGCGATGGCCACCGTTATCGTCTTGGTTGGCTGCTACTACGGGTACACGGCTTCGGGTGGACCGGTAGGGGTGGGCACGGCGACCGCGAAGTCGATGCTCGTGAATACCGTGATGGTGCACCTAGTCGGGATGGTCGGAACGCAAATTTTCTGGGGTGCCAATCCGCGCGCCCCAATTGGCGGCTAG
- a CDS encoding ABC transporter permease — translation MMILTGKTILSAVKPPYPYGSEFVQQFLFMLRLCWLPLMISTIAFGYGAPGLQAGNFLIIFGAIDRLGGFFVLASIREFAPFVTAIILAGVGGTAITADLGARKIREELDALQVLGVDPVKNLVVPRFLALMIVTGLFNIYALVFGIFGGALATLTFNAPLGPFFATLLNNATTTDLWGSVVKTTIFGAIIAIVSCYKGMTASGGAEGVGRAVNQAVVIEFLGIFAFNYVFTQTLLATHPEITSAIK, via the coding sequence ATGATGATCCTGACCGGCAAGACGATCCTGTCCGCGGTCAAGCCCCCGTATCCGTACGGCAGCGAGTTCGTTCAGCAGTTCCTCTTCATGCTGAGGCTCTGCTGGCTGCCGTTGATGATCTCGACGATCGCCTTCGGCTACGGCGCCCCCGGCCTCCAGGCCGGGAACTTCCTGATCATCTTCGGTGCCATCGACCGCCTCGGTGGTTTCTTCGTGCTCGCCTCGATCCGCGAGTTCGCTCCGTTCGTGACGGCGATCATCCTCGCCGGCGTCGGCGGCACGGCGATCACCGCAGACCTCGGGGCGCGCAAGATCCGCGAGGAGCTAGATGCGCTGCAGGTGCTCGGCGTCGATCCCGTTAAGAACCTCGTCGTTCCGCGCTTCTTGGCGCTGATGATCGTCACCGGCCTGTTCAACATCTACGCGCTGGTCTTCGGCATCTTCGGTGGCGCGCTGGCCACGCTCACCTTCAATGCGCCGCTCGGCCCGTTCTTCGCAACGCTCCTCAACAACGCGACCACCACAGATCTATGGGGATCGGTTGTCAAGACGACGATCTTCGGCGCGATCATCGCGATCGTGTCTTGCTACAAGGGCATGACGGCGTCCGGTGGTGCCGAGGGTGTGGGACGAGCCGTAAACCAAGCGGTGGTGATCGAGTTCTTGGGGATCTTCGCCTTCAACTACGTATTCACGCAGACCCTGCTGGCGACACACCCCGAAATTACGTCCGCAATCAAGTGA
- a CDS encoding MlaD family protein codes for MVAIVVFGGGGGYRVSAVFENAGQLVVGNQVWASGRPVGEITDIGLTADGRARVEMRIDDDSVLPLRRGTSARIRAASLPGIANRYVELTLGPGNAPPIPDGGQIPAERTQAPVDLDQVLNALGPRTREGLRQLIRGSGDAYTGRAREADRSARYFAPALQATTRLTAELVRDSATFEQFLRDASRAVGALAERRDELSQLVANANATAGAIASRNQQLDRALAELPGTLRQASSTFVDLRSTLDDLDVLVAASKPATRRLAPFFRELAPLVAQARPAIADLRVLVSAPGPDNDLIDLVTRSPRLAALTDVVFPRTIRALNRSLEVVDYARLYTPDLAAWFTKFGAVAANYDANGHYARVQPIFGSFRLNGNTLEPRAPNENALASFQPGRYRRCPGGAVQPPPDGSAPRAAPNCDPSAVPPGP; via the coding sequence GTGGTCGCGATCGTCGTCTTCGGCGGTGGCGGCGGCTATCGGGTGAGCGCAGTCTTCGAGAACGCTGGCCAGCTGGTTGTTGGCAACCAGGTGTGGGCGAGCGGGCGGCCGGTCGGTGAGATCACCGACATTGGTCTAACCGCGGACGGGCGCGCCCGCGTCGAGATGCGCATCGACGACGATTCAGTGCTGCCGCTTCGGCGTGGCACCAGTGCACGCATCAGAGCGGCCTCGCTGCCGGGAATTGCCAACCGCTACGTGGAGTTGACACTCGGCCCGGGCAACGCCCCGCCGATCCCCGACGGTGGTCAGATTCCCGCCGAGCGGACGCAGGCCCCAGTCGACCTCGACCAAGTCTTGAACGCGCTCGGACCGCGTACCCGTGAGGGTTTGCGCCAACTGATCCGGGGATCTGGCGACGCGTACACGGGCCGTGCGCGGGAGGCCGATCGCTCGGCGCGCTACTTCGCGCCGGCGCTGCAAGCCACGACGCGACTGACCGCCGAACTGGTGCGCGACTCGGCGACCTTCGAACAGTTCCTGCGCGATGCGTCGCGAGCCGTCGGAGCACTCGCCGAACGGCGCGACGAGCTCTCACAGCTCGTTGCCAACGCCAACGCGACAGCGGGGGCTATCGCGAGTCGCAACCAGCAGCTCGATCGGGCCCTCGCGGAGCTCCCCGGCACGCTCCGGCAAGCCAGCTCCACGTTCGTTGACCTGCGGTCGACGCTCGACGACCTGGATGTCTTGGTAGCCGCGTCGAAGCCGGCTACGAGGCGTCTGGCGCCGTTTTTCCGGGAGCTCGCGCCGCTGGTCGCGCAGGCACGGCCAGCGATCGCTGACCTGCGGGTTCTGGTCAGCGCACCAGGTCCCGACAACGATCTCATCGACCTTGTAACGCGTTCGCCGCGGCTCGCTGCGCTCACGGACGTCGTCTTCCCACGCACGATCCGCGCGCTCAATCGCTCGCTCGAGGTCGTCGACTACGCACGCCTCTACACGCCCGATCTGGCCGCTTGGTTCACGAAGTTTGGGGCGGTCGCGGCGAACTACGACGCGAACGGCCACTACGCGCGCGTCCAGCCGATCTTCGGGAGCTTCCGCCTCAACGGCAACACGCTGGAGCCACGCGCCCCGAACGAGAACGCTTTGGCGAGCTTCCAGCCGGGTCGCTATCGGCGTTGCCCGGGCGGCGCGGTACAGCCGCCGCCTGACGGGTCAGCGCCACGCGCTGCACCTAACTGCGATCCCTCCGCGGTGCCCCCGGGACCATGA